The Methanothrix soehngenii GP6 genome has a window encoding:
- a CDS encoding dihydropteroate synthase-like protein — translation MKVLLVTGRLASEQVRRSACGADVLVLDVDVAAFITPEMLCRAGPQGYDLILIPGAITADFRGAEMALGTSIRLGPKHAVDLISLLPRLDEVELSTTVPACVLLEAKRRQEAIIQLERQEAQARGQLTIKGVKIGGSSRMKVLAEVVDATRLRDEDLVERIRYFEEQGADLIDLGASLDATSASVKRALKKAREVTALPISIDAVRPELICAGIEAGADMILSLNGENLPLVGSRVAEAGIPAVVIPGPGSVTLEENLNKAKDYAIQIIADPVLDPPLMGLARSMIRYISLREADPDIPLFFGVGNVTELLDGDSQGANLLLSVLAMEVGASLLFTPEYSAKAKGSIHELAVASRMMVLAKGRQTPPKDLGLDLLILKEKRRIPEEVPPRELVEASADHKFEADPAGSFRIFLSEGRIVAGNGRITVAGTSARKVLNTLIDRGLIGRLDHAGYLGRELERAEIALRLGRSYIQDEPLWPIEKG, via the coding sequence ATGAAGGTTCTTCTCGTCACCGGAAGGCTGGCCTCTGAGCAGGTCAGAAGATCAGCCTGTGGCGCGGATGTGCTGGTGCTGGATGTCGATGTAGCAGCGTTTATCACCCCGGAGATGCTCTGCCGGGCAGGGCCTCAAGGATACGACCTGATTCTGATTCCAGGAGCCATAACCGCCGATTTCCGAGGGGCGGAGATGGCTCTTGGCACCAGTATCCGCCTGGGTCCGAAGCATGCTGTAGACCTGATATCGCTCTTGCCCCGCCTGGATGAGGTTGAGCTCTCCACTACTGTTCCGGCCTGCGTCCTATTGGAGGCGAAGAGAAGGCAGGAGGCCATCATTCAGCTGGAGCGGCAGGAGGCACAGGCCAGAGGGCAGTTGACCATTAAAGGTGTCAAGATCGGCGGCAGCTCGCGGATGAAGGTCCTGGCGGAGGTAGTCGATGCCACCAGGCTCCGGGATGAGGATCTGGTGGAGCGGATCAGATACTTCGAGGAGCAGGGTGCCGATCTGATTGACCTGGGCGCATCCTTGGACGCCACCTCTGCCAGCGTCAAAAGAGCGCTGAAGAAGGCAAGGGAAGTCACTGCCCTTCCCATAAGCATAGATGCCGTTCGGCCGGAGCTCATCTGTGCCGGCATTGAGGCTGGGGCGGACATGATACTCAGCCTGAACGGTGAAAACCTTCCCCTGGTGGGAAGCAGGGTGGCAGAAGCGGGTATACCGGCAGTGGTCATACCGGGACCTGGATCCGTCACCCTGGAGGAGAACCTGAACAAAGCAAAGGATTATGCAATCCAGATTATTGCCGATCCGGTCCTCGATCCCCCCTTGATGGGCCTGGCCCGGTCGATGATCAGATACATCAGCCTCCGTGAGGCCGATCCTGATATCCCTCTTTTCTTCGGGGTGGGCAATGTTACTGAGCTCTTGGATGGAGACAGCCAGGGGGCCAACCTGCTCCTATCCGTCCTGGCAATGGAGGTGGGGGCCTCATTGCTCTTCACCCCCGAATACAGCGCCAAGGCAAAGGGCTCCATTCACGAGCTGGCTGTGGCCTCGCGGATGATGGTTCTGGCCAAAGGGCGCCAGACTCCTCCAAAAGACCTGGGCCTAGACCTATTGATACTCAAAGAGAAGAGGAGAATTCCAGAGGAGGTTCCTCCCCGGGAGCTGGTGGAGGCCTCGGCAGACCATAAATTCGAGGCTGACCCTGCCGGAAGCTTCAGAATCTTCCTCTCCGAAGGGAGGATCGTGGCTGGAAACGGCAGGATCACAGTAGCTGGCACGAGCGCCCGGAAGGTGCTTAATACCCTCATCGACCGGGGATTGATAGGAAGGCTGGACCATGCCGGCTACCTGGGCCGGGAGCTGGAGCGTGCGGAGATAGCCCTGCGCCTGGGCCGGAGTTATATACAAGATGAGCCCCTATGGCCGATAGAGAAAGGTTAA
- a CDS encoding acetate--CoA ligase family protein has protein sequence MAEVIKDIIDQAKSADRTYLMEHESKAILEELGISTTGSVVARTEEEAVEIFKSLASPVALKVLSPDVVHKSDAGGVKLHLNEENDVRRAYRDIVSSFQGKPVEGISVQKMAPTGIEAIVGVANDPTFGPVLMFGLGGVFVEVLKDVSFRSIPITRSDAQEMIEEIRGYSLLKGSRGHSADIEALKDLLMRISDFVNLEPRIWEMDLNPVFLYPHGCTVVDARIILGEPRASPPAGKEKQDLHDLFYPQSIAVIGASGTPGKLGWNVFTNLVSHKFKGMLYPINPRAEEIHGIKAYPRISAVPERVDVAIILVSAGMTADVVEECCQCGVRYIVVESAGFAELGPEGKKIELQMKEIADRYGVRLLGPNCSGIINTHCSMVQSIGIVDALSQGNIGLVSQAGVCAAGMLWGLRHIMDFGIIATIGNKLDINETDIMEAVSKDENINVICMYLESVKGGRRFIDQARQITMKKPIVVLKSGRTEAGKKAVASHTASLAGNDQIYSAVFRQSGIIRARDYEHMFNLSRAISKQPLPDREGVFIITYAGSLGVIAADAIIDNGMRLSELEEPLKKRLMDLLPDYVCGMNPVDYTFSQDARIVKSTIEIGVDSIDVGSFIVILQAEILDSYVDTLKSIDYKGKPIIACVAGKEFEMPGVIKMEKAGIPVFSTPEQVADALGIMYRHYKRVKQAKN, from the coding sequence ATGGCAGAAGTAATCAAAGACATTATCGATCAGGCAAAATCAGCAGACAGAACTTACCTCATGGAGCATGAGAGCAAGGCCATTTTGGAGGAGCTGGGGATATCCACAACCGGCTCCGTGGTAGCAAGAACCGAAGAGGAGGCAGTGGAGATATTCAAGTCTCTGGCCAGTCCAGTGGCCTTGAAGGTTCTCTCTCCTGATGTAGTCCATAAATCCGATGCAGGTGGGGTCAAGCTCCATTTGAATGAGGAGAACGACGTCCGGCGAGCCTACCGGGATATTGTCAGCTCATTTCAGGGAAAGCCGGTGGAGGGCATCTCTGTGCAGAAGATGGCCCCGACGGGAATAGAGGCCATCGTGGGAGTGGCAAACGACCCCACCTTCGGGCCGGTTCTGATGTTCGGCCTGGGGGGGGTATTCGTTGAGGTCTTGAAGGATGTCAGCTTCCGCTCCATCCCCATCACCCGCTCAGATGCACAGGAGATGATCGAGGAGATCCGGGGGTATTCCCTGCTCAAGGGCAGCCGGGGCCACTCTGCGGATATCGAGGCCTTGAAGGATCTACTGATGAGGATATCGGATTTTGTGAACTTGGAGCCCCGCATCTGGGAGATGGATCTTAATCCCGTGTTCCTCTATCCCCATGGTTGCACTGTGGTCGATGCCAGAATCATCCTGGGCGAGCCCAGGGCCAGTCCACCCGCCGGGAAAGAGAAGCAGGATCTGCATGACCTCTTCTATCCTCAGAGCATAGCGGTGATCGGGGCTTCGGGTACGCCCGGAAAGCTGGGCTGGAATGTCTTCACCAATCTGGTCAGCCACAAGTTCAAGGGTATGCTCTATCCCATTAACCCCCGGGCAGAGGAGATTCATGGCATCAAGGCCTATCCCCGCATCAGCGCGGTGCCCGAGCGAGTGGATGTGGCCATCATTCTGGTCTCTGCAGGCATGACCGCGGATGTAGTGGAGGAGTGCTGCCAGTGCGGCGTGCGCTATATCGTAGTCGAGTCGGCCGGGTTTGCGGAACTGGGGCCGGAAGGCAAGAAGATCGAATTGCAGATGAAAGAGATCGCAGATAGGTATGGCGTGCGGCTGCTCGGACCGAACTGCTCGGGGATCATCAACACTCACTGCAGCATGGTGCAGTCCATAGGGATTGTGGATGCCTTGAGTCAGGGCAACATCGGCCTGGTCTCCCAGGCAGGGGTGTGTGCAGCCGGGATGCTCTGGGGGCTGCGCCATATCATGGACTTCGGCATCATAGCCACCATTGGCAACAAATTGGACATCAATGAGACCGATATCATGGAGGCGGTGAGCAAGGACGAGAACATCAATGTCATCTGCATGTATCTGGAGTCGGTGAAAGGCGGCAGGAGGTTCATAGACCAGGCTCGCCAAATCACCATGAAAAAGCCCATAGTGGTGCTAAAGTCCGGCCGGACCGAGGCGGGAAAGAAGGCCGTGGCCTCCCATACTGCCTCTCTGGCCGGAAACGACCAGATCTACAGCGCCGTCTTCCGCCAGTCGGGGATCATCCGCGCCCGAGACTATGAGCATATGTTCAACCTTTCCAGAGCCATATCCAAGCAGCCCCTGCCTGACCGGGAGGGGGTTTTCATCATAACCTATGCCGGCTCGTTGGGGGTGATAGCTGCCGATGCCATCATCGACAATGGCATGCGCCTCTCCGAGCTGGAGGAGCCTCTGAAGAAGAGGCTGATGGACCTTTTGCCGGACTATGTCTGCGGCATGAACCCGGTGGACTACACCTTCAGCCAGGATGCCAGGATTGTGAAGAGCACCATAGAGATCGGGGTGGATAGCATTGATGTGGGCAGCTTCATTGTCATCCTCCAGGCGGAGATCCTGGACAGCTATGTTGATACCCTGAAGAGCATCGACTACAAGGGAAAACCCATCATCGCCTGCGTTGCCGGAAAGGAGTTTGAGATGCCCGGGGTCATAAAGATGGAGAAGGCGGGAATACCGGTCTTCTCGACCCCAGAGCAGGTGGCAGATGCCCTGGGGATCATGTACCGGCACTACAAGAGGGTTAAACAGGCGAAGAACTGA
- a CDS encoding proteasome assembly chaperone family protein, whose translation MEKDIVQVILEKELTVKNPILIEGFPGIGLVGNIASQYIVNDLKMTYIGAMNSKYFPPLAVLLGGVVNMPVRIYEDASKGVVVLTADIPIHPLASYEVGREIVAWAESIDVQELICLAGITVMDDQNRVFGAVSRQELLDKIRGKAEIFEIGTITGITGSIMNECRIRNLPAVCLLGETASAEPDPRSAIAAIETINKIYGLGVNTAKLAEQAEEIEVQMAQLAQQMKAAAPEEQQTQLPKEFPMYG comes from the coding sequence ATGGAGAAGGATATTGTCCAGGTCATCCTTGAAAAGGAGCTCACTGTCAAAAACCCTATTCTGATAGAGGGATTCCCGGGAATCGGCCTGGTAGGTAACATCGCCAGCCAGTACATAGTCAACGATCTGAAGATGACCTATATCGGAGCGATGAACTCCAAATACTTCCCGCCACTGGCAGTCCTTTTGGGAGGAGTAGTGAACATGCCGGTCCGCATCTATGAGGATGCGAGCAAGGGGGTAGTGGTTCTGACCGCTGACATTCCCATCCATCCCCTGGCCTCCTATGAGGTTGGAAGGGAGATAGTGGCCTGGGCAGAGTCCATCGATGTACAGGAGTTGATCTGCCTGGCAGGAATAACCGTGATGGATGATCAGAACCGGGTCTTTGGCGCTGTAAGCCGCCAGGAGCTGCTGGATAAGATAAGGGGCAAAGCAGAGATCTTTGAGATAGGAACGATCACCGGAATTACCGGTAGCATCATGAATGAGTGCCGCATAAGAAACCTCCCTGCGGTCTGCCTGCTGGGGGAGACGGCATCAGCAGAACCTGATCCCCGCTCGGCGATCGCTGCCATCGAGACCATTAACAAGATCTATGGCCTGGGAGTGAACACTGCAAAGCTCGCTGAACAGGCAGAGGAGATCGAGGTGCAGATGGCTCAACTGGCCCAGCAGATGAAAGCGGCCGCACCCGAGGAACAGCAGACCCAGTTGCCGAAAGAGTTCCCAATGTACGGGTGA
- the rpl7ae gene encoding 50S ribosomal protein L7Ae, whose translation MARPIYVRFDVPADLATKSLEALELARDTGRIKKGTNEATKAIERGVARLVIVGEDVQPPEIVAHIPALCEEKKTPYIYVKKQSELGAAAGLGVKSAAAAIVEPGKGKEILDEIVQKIGSLK comes from the coding sequence ATGGCAAGACCAATATATGTAAGGTTTGATGTTCCAGCAGATTTGGCCACAAAATCCCTTGAGGCCTTAGAGCTGGCTCGCGATACCGGCCGAATAAAGAAGGGCACAAACGAGGCCACCAAGGCCATAGAGAGGGGTGTGGCCCGTCTGGTCATAGTAGGCGAGGATGTTCAGCCACCTGAGATCGTCGCTCATATTCCCGCTCTATGCGAAGAGAAGAAGACCCCCTATATCTACGTCAAGAAACAGAGCGAGCTTGGTGCCGCTGCAGGCCTGGGCGTTAAGAGCGCAGCCGCTGCGATCGTGGAGCCGGGGAAAGGAAAAGAGATTCTGGATGAGATCGTCCAAAAAATTGGATCTCTGAAGTAG
- a CDS encoding DUF473 domain-containing protein: protein MIYTSLTGLSRHVIKEILAARVRTVEIRSPNNFFAIYNCQPGERIFITDSSALDVVPGTTGLITTIKALQVITHRTIQSGENYYEESESQAARLQLQLVGVGRVRRIASIEPATPLTLDVDEVRYCGAR, encoded by the coding sequence ATGATTTACACAAGCCTAACCGGATTATCCAGACATGTGATAAAAGAGATTCTCGCCGCCAGGGTGAGGACGGTGGAGATCAGGAGCCCGAACAATTTCTTTGCCATCTACAACTGCCAGCCTGGCGAGAGGATATTCATCACCGATTCAAGCGCCCTGGATGTAGTTCCAGGCACTACCGGCCTTATCACCACCATAAAGGCCCTTCAGGTCATAACCCACAGAACCATCCAGTCTGGGGAGAATTATTATGAGGAGAGCGAGTCTCAGGCAGCAAGGCTGCAGCTTCAGCTGGTGGGCGTCGGTCGGGTGAGAAGGATTGCGTCCATTGAGCCAGCAACGCCCCTCACTTTAGACGTGGATGAGGTGAGGTACTGCGGGGCACGGTAA
- a CDS encoding signal recognition particle protein Srp54, whose amino-acid sequence MVLDNLGGSLRNALKKIASANKIDKALVDEAVREIQRALLQADVNVKLVMQLSNTIKSRALDEKPAPGMNPREHVINIVYQELINLVGRGADIPLKKQNIMLVGLQGSGKTTTAAKLATFFQRKGLRTAVICADTFRAGAYDQLKALCEKQGIFFYGEKGNTDAPAVARNGLEATKKYDIRIVDTAGRHALEGDLIQEMKDIHAVVNADQKLLVMDAALGQQASEQAKAFNEAVNITGVIITKLDGTAKGGGALSAVAETKTSVAFIGVGETPADLERFEADRFISRMLGMGDIKTLIERAQEVQTEQEVDVESLMRGKFTLKDMYQQMEAMNKLGPLKQIMQMLPMGGLGFELSDKEYQMTKDRLDKYRVVMDSMTAAELDDPKIITASRIKRISQGSGASPDLVRELLKSHQAMQKALKGMRGGMGKMNMKRMMKRFNPGAKT is encoded by the coding sequence ATGGTCCTGGACAACTTAGGCGGATCGCTGCGCAATGCCCTAAAGAAGATTGCCTCAGCGAATAAGATAGATAAAGCACTGGTCGACGAAGCGGTACGGGAGATTCAGCGTGCCCTCCTGCAAGCAGACGTGAATGTGAAGCTGGTGATGCAGCTATCCAACACCATCAAATCGAGAGCATTGGACGAGAAGCCCGCTCCGGGCATGAACCCAAGGGAGCATGTGATCAACATCGTCTACCAGGAGCTGATAAACCTTGTAGGCCGCGGTGCCGACATCCCTCTGAAAAAGCAGAACATCATGCTCGTGGGCCTGCAGGGCTCGGGAAAGACGACTACCGCAGCGAAGCTCGCCACCTTCTTCCAGAGGAAAGGCTTACGCACTGCGGTAATATGCGCTGACACCTTCCGGGCAGGAGCCTATGACCAGCTCAAGGCTCTGTGCGAGAAGCAGGGCATATTCTTCTACGGCGAGAAGGGCAACACCGATGCCCCGGCAGTAGCCAGGAACGGCCTGGAGGCCACAAAAAAATACGATATACGGATCGTCGATACCGCAGGGAGGCATGCCCTGGAGGGGGACCTGATCCAGGAGATGAAGGACATCCACGCAGTGGTAAACGCCGATCAGAAGCTGCTGGTGATGGACGCCGCTTTAGGCCAGCAGGCCAGCGAGCAGGCGAAAGCGTTTAACGAGGCGGTCAACATCACCGGGGTTATCATCACCAAGCTTGACGGCACTGCCAAGGGCGGCGGAGCCCTTTCTGCGGTGGCGGAGACCAAGACCTCGGTGGCCTTCATCGGAGTGGGCGAGACGCCTGCGGATTTAGAGCGGTTTGAGGCCGATCGCTTCATCTCCCGCATGCTGGGGATGGGTGATATCAAAACCCTCATCGAGCGGGCCCAGGAGGTTCAGACCGAGCAGGAGGTGGATGTCGAGTCCTTGATGCGGGGCAAGTTCACCCTCAAGGATATGTACCAGCAGATGGAGGCCATGAACAAGCTCGGACCATTAAAGCAGATCATGCAGATGCTGCCCATGGGAGGTCTGGGCTTTGAGCTATCGGACAAAGAGTATCAGATGACCAAGGACAGGCTGGACAAATACCGGGTAGTCATGGACTCCATGACCGCCGCAGAGCTGGATGACCCCAAGATCATCACCGCCTCGCGCATCAAGCGCATATCCCAGGGCAGCGGCGCTTCGCCTGACCTCGTCCGCGAGCTGCTCAAATCCCATCAGGCCATGCAGAAGGCGCTCAAGGGGATGAGAGGAGGCATGGGCAAGATGAACATGAAGAGGATGATGAAGAGGTTCAACCCAGGCGCCAAGACATAA